A window of Lentibacillus sp. Marseille-P4043 contains these coding sequences:
- a CDS encoding nitrate reductase subunit alpha, which produces MNKNKNKLLGSLKHINHGKRINDDWTEESPRPRNWEDIYRRRWQHDKIVRSTHGVNCTGSCSWKIYVKDGIITSETQQTDYPSTGDNFPEYEPRGCPRGASFSWYTYSPIRVKYPYVRGDLFELWKSERDQGHDPVEAWENIVSDPEKRAKYVSARGKGGFVRATWKDMCEIIASSSIHTIKKYGPDRIAGFSPIPAMSMISYAAGTRFLSLIGGTILSFYDWYADLPPASPQVWGEQTDVPESADWYNSKYFIIWGTNLPQTRTPDAHFMVEARYNGTKVVGVSPDYAEYDKFADIWLPARAGTDGALAMAMTHVILKEFYVDNETPYFTAYAKKYTDLPFLVTIDDNDTDYRSGRFLRASDLDDNHDLAEWKTVVWDSATNKLEVPNGSQGFRWDHDNKWNLELEKEDGSTIDPLLSFIDSADETVLVNFPYFAEETGNVVERGVPVKHVQDKDGNTFKVTTVYDLMMAHTGVNRNLPGDYPTDYNDPKPYTPAWQESITSVNKNHVIKVAREFADNAARTKGKSMIAMGGGTNHWYHSDQIYRAILNLVLLTGSQGVNGGGWAHYVGQEKVRPQEGWQQVAFANDWQKPQRLQNGTSYFYFHTDQYRYETKLNQEGTPWDSKYNIMHPADLNALAARLGWLPSFPQFTQNSIDIVKESRERGATTEQEIIDDVVNQIKEDKLEWAIENPDDPRNFPRVFFNWRSNLLGDSGKGHEFFIKHLIGGDNQVLAEPENSWQPSTVKTYGEEAPTGKADLLVSVDFRMTSSGLFSDIVLPAATWYEKHDLSSTDMHPFIHPFNAAISPPWEAKSDWNTFREISKVFSELAEDHLPATEDLVITPLAHDSEGEVAQALGQIKDWRTGEVEPIPGKTMPGMKIVERDYPNTYQKMTTIGSVIKKGYGGKGVMIPGEEVYEELGSRLGKSKREGLGKGNPDLYTDKQAINAVLLMSGATNGKRAVAGWKSLEAKTGQKLEEIAKAREEEDHTLHDITIQPRTAISTPVWSGLEKDHRRYSPFTVNTEYNIPWRTLTGRQSFYLDHEMMLDFGEGLPLYLPPLNYGPFLKHEKGVEEGEKSLTVRYLTPHQKWGIHTMFTDTTNMSTLFRGWQTIWMNEKDGKSIGLSDNDFVEVYNRNGAIAARVVLTYRIPKGMVYMYHAQDRTLGVPATTVNKEKKRGGTHNSVTRISLKPTHMIGGYSQLSYAFNYYGPTGHQRDTVAVIRKLKEVDWLEN; this is translated from the coding sequence GTGAATAAAAATAAAAACAAGCTACTTGGATCATTGAAACATATCAATCATGGTAAACGGATTAATGATGATTGGACAGAAGAAAGCCCTCGTCCACGAAATTGGGAAGATATATACCGCAGACGATGGCAGCATGATAAAATAGTTCGTTCCACACATGGGGTCAATTGTACTGGTTCATGTAGTTGGAAAATTTACGTTAAAGATGGAATTATCACCTCCGAAACGCAACAAACCGACTATCCAAGTACTGGCGACAATTTTCCTGAATATGAGCCTAGAGGTTGTCCAAGGGGTGCAAGCTTTTCCTGGTATACATATAGTCCAATCAGGGTGAAATACCCTTATGTTCGTGGCGATTTATTTGAACTATGGAAAAGCGAGCGTGACCAAGGTCATGATCCGGTTGAAGCTTGGGAAAACATTGTAAGTGATCCAGAAAAACGTGCGAAATATGTCAGTGCTCGAGGAAAAGGCGGATTTGTCCGGGCAACATGGAAAGATATGTGTGAAATCATTGCAAGTTCCTCTATACACACGATAAAAAAGTATGGTCCTGATCGTATTGCTGGATTTAGTCCAATACCGGCAATGTCCATGATAAGTTATGCAGCAGGAACCCGTTTTCTTTCATTAATCGGTGGTACAATTTTAAGTTTCTATGATTGGTATGCAGACTTACCACCAGCATCGCCTCAGGTTTGGGGGGAACAAACGGATGTTCCAGAAAGTGCAGACTGGTACAATTCCAAGTACTTTATTATCTGGGGTACTAATTTACCACAAACCCGTACACCAGATGCTCACTTTATGGTCGAGGCTAGATATAATGGAACAAAAGTTGTCGGTGTAAGTCCGGATTACGCGGAATATGACAAATTCGCTGATATATGGCTTCCTGCAAGAGCGGGTACAGATGGTGCGTTAGCGATGGCTATGACACATGTCATTTTAAAAGAATTTTATGTTGATAATGAAACACCGTATTTTACTGCCTATGCAAAAAAATATACGGATTTACCATTTTTAGTGACCATTGATGACAATGATACGGACTACCGCAGTGGCAGATTTTTACGTGCATCCGATCTTGATGACAATCACGATCTAGCTGAATGGAAAACCGTCGTATGGGATTCAGCTACAAATAAATTGGAAGTTCCAAATGGAAGTCAAGGTTTTCGTTGGGATCATGATAACAAGTGGAACTTAGAATTAGAAAAAGAAGATGGAAGTACGATAGATCCATTGCTAAGTTTTATTGATAGTGCGGACGAAACGGTGCTAGTAAATTTTCCATACTTTGCAGAAGAAACAGGAAATGTTGTTGAACGTGGTGTTCCTGTAAAACATGTTCAAGATAAAGATGGAAATACATTCAAAGTAACAACTGTTTATGATCTGATGATGGCACATACTGGAGTTAACCGTAATTTACCTGGTGATTATCCAACTGATTATAATGATCCTAAACCATATACACCTGCATGGCAGGAAAGTATTACAAGTGTTAACAAAAATCATGTTATTAAGGTAGCAAGAGAATTTGCAGACAATGCAGCCAGAACAAAAGGAAAATCAATGATAGCAATGGGCGGTGGAACCAATCACTGGTACCATAGTGATCAAATCTATCGTGCAATCCTTAACCTTGTCTTATTAACTGGATCACAAGGCGTAAACGGCGGGGGCTGGGCCCATTATGTTGGTCAGGAAAAAGTTCGTCCGCAAGAAGGATGGCAGCAAGTCGCCTTTGCAAATGACTGGCAGAAACCACAGCGCCTACAGAACGGTACATCCTATTTCTATTTTCATACGGATCAATATCGCTATGAAACAAAACTAAATCAAGAAGGGACTCCTTGGGACAGTAAATATAATATCATGCATCCTGCTGATTTAAATGCACTTGCAGCAAGGTTGGGCTGGCTTCCATCGTTTCCGCAGTTTACCCAAAACTCAATTGATATTGTTAAGGAAAGTCGCGAAAGAGGAGCCACAACCGAGCAGGAAATAATTGATGATGTAGTCAATCAAATCAAAGAAGATAAACTCGAATGGGCAATTGAGAACCCTGATGATCCAAGAAACTTCCCAAGAGTATTCTTTAATTGGCGGTCTAACTTACTTGGTGATAGTGGAAAAGGGCATGAATTTTTTATTAAACATTTAATTGGTGGAGATAATCAGGTTTTAGCAGAGCCAGAGAATTCATGGCAACCGTCAACTGTTAAAACGTATGGTGAAGAAGCTCCTACCGGAAAAGCCGATCTTCTGGTAAGTGTAGATTTTCGAATGACAAGTTCTGGCTTATTCTCAGATATTGTTTTGCCTGCAGCAACATGGTATGAAAAACACGATCTTAGCAGCACGGATATGCACCCTTTTATTCATCCATTTAATGCTGCAATATCCCCACCATGGGAGGCAAAGAGTGACTGGAATACATTCCGTGAAATTAGTAAAGTATTTTCAGAGCTTGCTGAGGATCACCTGCCAGCTACAGAAGATCTAGTAATCACACCTCTAGCACATGATTCAGAGGGTGAAGTTGCACAAGCCCTTGGTCAAATTAAGGACTGGCGAACAGGAGAAGTCGAACCAATTCCAGGTAAAACAATGCCTGGCATGAAAATAGTGGAACGTGATTACCCAAACACTTATCAGAAGATGACCACAATTGGATCCGTTATTAAAAAAGGATATGGCGGAAAAGGGGTCATGATTCCAGGTGAAGAAGTATACGAAGAATTAGGAAGCCGTCTCGGAAAGTCTAAAAGAGAGGGACTCGGAAAGGGAAATCCTGATTTATATACGGATAAACAAGCTATTAACGCAGTATTATTAATGTCTGGTGCAACGAATGGTAAACGAGCTGTTGCTGGTTGGAAATCACTTGAGGCAAAAACAGGTCAGAAACTTGAAGAAATCGCTAAGGCAAGGGAAGAAGAGGATCACACATTACACGATATTACGATCCAGCCACGAACTGCGATTTCAACACCAGTTTGGAGCGGTCTTGAAAAAGATCATCGTCGATATTCACCATTTACCGTTAATACCGAATACAACATTCCATGGCGAACACTTACAGGACGTCAAAGCTTTTATCTAGACCATGAAATGATGCTTGACTTTGGTGAAGGCTTGCCATTATATTTACCGCCATTAAATTACGGACCCTTTCTTAAGCATGAAAAGGGTGTAGAAGAGGGCGAGAAGTCACTTACGGTAAGATATTTGACACCTCACCAAAAATGGGGAATCCATACCATGTTTACAGATACTACCAATATGTCTACATTGTTTAGAGGCTGGCAGACAATTTGGATGAACGAAAAAGATGGTAAATCAATTGGCTTAAGTGATAATGACTTTGTCGAAGTTTATAACCGAAACGGTGCAATTGCAGCAAGAGTTGTTTTAACCTATCGCATTCCAAAAGGGATGGTCTACATGTACCATGCACAGGACCGAACGTTAGGTGTACCAGCAACAACAGTTAACAAAGAGAAAAAGCGTGGTGGTACCCACAACAGTGTTACTAGAATATCATTAAAACCAACACACATGATTGGTGGATATTCACAATTAAGCTATGCTTTCAATTACTATGGCCCGACTGGTCATCAAAGAGATACGGTAGCTGTTATAAGAAAACTTAAGGAGGTTGATTGGCTTGAGAATTAA
- a CDS encoding M14 family metallopeptidase has product MKVTIRNKDSFWYFSQLFDIPLVLIETSNPGLDPTNLHVGQRVNIPGYILSNYTIKNGDTLWKIAINRKIPMDALFLVNPFVNQYSLLVGQQIFIPERLQDYIVQDVNHYTYEKMCQDLEQLIDVYPFIVRQTIGHSVMGKDLVELQLGIGDKQVHVDGSFHANEWITTPVIMRFLNQYVLSLTNNVSIRGIYMLPMYIDTSFSLVPMVNPDGVNLVLNGSDAAGSYKQFVLNLNNQQDDFSNWKANIKGVDLNNQYPALWNIEADRKPTTPQPRDYPGPHPLSEPESITMAELARTRNFTRLNAFHTQGKEFYWGFEGSEPPISAIIAEEYARVSGYTAVRYLDSYAGYKDWFIQEFKNPGFTIELGSGMNPLSIKKFPEIYQESLGIMLANLYL; this is encoded by the coding sequence ATGAAGGTAACGATTCGGAACAAGGATTCTTTTTGGTATTTTAGCCAATTATTCGATATTCCACTAGTATTGATCGAAACCTCAAACCCAGGACTTGATCCCACCAATTTACATGTTGGACAACGTGTCAATATTCCTGGTTATATATTAAGTAACTATACAATCAAAAATGGTGACACGTTATGGAAAATAGCAATTAACCGAAAAATTCCAATGGATGCATTGTTTTTAGTAAATCCATTTGTGAATCAATACAGTTTACTTGTTGGGCAGCAGATTTTCATACCGGAGCGTTTACAGGACTACATTGTACAGGATGTGAATCATTATACATACGAAAAAATGTGCCAAGATTTAGAGCAATTGATTGACGTTTACCCATTTATCGTAAGACAAACAATTGGACACTCGGTAATGGGAAAAGATTTAGTCGAACTGCAACTTGGAATTGGTGACAAACAAGTTCACGTGGATGGTTCATTTCATGCGAACGAATGGATTACGACTCCAGTGATTATGCGATTTTTAAATCAATATGTGTTATCACTTACCAATAACGTATCAATTCGTGGTATTTATATGCTTCCAATGTATATTGATACAAGTTTTTCACTTGTTCCCATGGTTAACCCTGATGGAGTGAATCTTGTATTAAACGGTTCAGATGCAGCAGGTTCCTATAAACAGTTCGTCTTGAATTTAAATAATCAACAGGATGATTTTTCAAATTGGAAAGCAAATATTAAGGGAGTTGATCTTAATAATCAATATCCAGCTTTGTGGAACATAGAAGCGGATCGAAAACCTACAACGCCACAACCACGAGATTATCCAGGACCACATCCATTATCAGAGCCTGAATCTATTACAATGGCTGAATTAGCAAGAACACGGAATTTCACACGGTTAAATGCTTTTCATACACAGGGAAAAGAATTTTATTGGGGATTTGAAGGATCTGAGCCACCAATTTCAGCTATCATTGCTGAAGAATATGCCCGAGTTAGCGGATATACTGCCGTACGGTATCTAGACAGTTATGCAGGTTATAAAGATTGGTTTATCCAGGAATTTAAAAATCCAGGGTTCACAATTGAGCTAGGAAGTGGGATGAATCCATTGTCCATAAAAAAATTTCCAGAGATATATCAGGAAAGTTTAGGAATCATGTTGGCAAATTTATATTTATGA
- a CDS encoding acylphosphatase, producing MLAHIIVSGRVQGVGFRYSAKQSAIKHQLVGWVRNNSNGTVELEVVGDESQVKHYLDILKSGFNRFIRVDDLQLETSEKTTKEFDSFSIR from the coding sequence TTGCTTGCACATATTATTGTTAGTGGACGTGTTCAAGGGGTTGGGTTCAGGTATTCAGCAAAGCAATCAGCAATAAAACATCAATTAGTTGGTTGGGTACGAAATAACTCTAATGGCACAGTAGAGTTAGAAGTCGTTGGAGATGAAAGCCAGGTGAAACATTACCTAGACATACTTAAATCTGGATTTAATCGATTTATTCGTGTTGATGATCTACAACTAGAGACTTCAGAAAAGACAACCAAGGAATTTGACTCCTTTTCCATTAGATAA
- the narJ gene encoding nitrate reductase molybdenum cofactor assembly chaperone, with the protein MEQQERALLIIASRLLNYPDDHFFEEKHDIYDCLEENILSTELRDKLNTALTTLYGYSLQDLRELYVATFDLKAKHGLYLTAHELGDSNKRGAALIKLQNIIASAGFERIDDELADYMPMLFEFLAAAPASQENERLVRRLAVAIQRILNNLPNNNPYFHILSILMEFIFPEPTKEEIEKLEFDREEADLEELPYPIMYH; encoded by the coding sequence ATGGAACAACAAGAACGTGCGCTTTTAATAATCGCATCTAGATTATTAAATTATCCCGATGATCATTTTTTTGAGGAAAAACATGATATTTATGATTGTTTGGAAGAAAATATACTATCAACGGAATTACGGGATAAGTTGAATACAGCATTGACAACTTTATATGGCTATTCCTTACAAGACCTAAGAGAACTATATGTAGCAACATTTGATTTGAAAGCAAAACATGGACTCTATTTAACTGCACATGAATTAGGTGACAGCAATAAACGGGGTGCAGCCTTAATTAAATTGCAAAACATCATCGCAAGCGCGGGGTTTGAAAGAATTGATGATGAATTAGCCGACTATATGCCGATGCTCTTTGAATTCCTGGCGGCAGCACCTGCCAGCCAGGAAAATGAGCGTTTGGTAAGACGTCTAGCTGTTGCTATTCAACGAATTCTAAACAATTTGCCTAACAACAACCCATATTTTCATATACTTTCGATTTTAATGGAGTTTATTTTCCCAGAACCAACGAAAGAAGAAATCGAAAAACTGGAATTTGACAGGGAAGAGGCTGATTTAGAAGAATTACCATATCCGATCATGTACCACTAA
- the narI gene encoding respiratory nitrate reductase subunit gamma: MDSIFWWVIFPYITVAIMIFGLLYRFAFRQLTWAAPSTEFFEKKWLRIGSPLFHWGIVLAFIGHIMGMVIPRGFYLSLGIPDELYHLGAIFGGGLAGLMVVVGLIILLIRKMTIDPVRVHATFADFFSVIALLVVAGLGAYMTIIYNTTVVEYEYRTTIGPWFRSLFVFQPKYQLMEAVPLIFRIHIIAAFALFASIPFTRLVHFYSLPVRYLDRAPQQYRSRAQYQKGSKID; encoded by the coding sequence ATGGATTCTATTTTTTGGTGGGTTATTTTTCCTTATATCACTGTAGCGATCATGATCTTTGGTCTTCTTTATCGCTTTGCTTTCCGGCAATTAACATGGGCAGCACCTTCAACAGAGTTTTTTGAAAAAAAATGGCTACGTATTGGATCCCCTTTATTTCATTGGGGAATTGTCTTAGCCTTTATCGGACACATAATGGGAATGGTTATACCAAGAGGTTTTTATCTTTCCTTAGGAATACCAGATGAATTGTACCATCTCGGAGCTATTTTCGGCGGTGGGCTTGCTGGTCTAATGGTTGTTGTTGGATTAATTATATTGCTGATCCGGAAAATGACAATTGATCCTGTTCGTGTACATGCAACATTCGCAGATTTTTTCTCTGTTATCGCATTACTTGTTGTTGCCGGGTTAGGTGCATATATGACGATTATTTACAATACAACCGTTGTAGAATATGAATATCGAACTACCATCGGTCCTTGGTTTAGAAGTCTTTTCGTATTCCAGCCCAAGTATCAATTAATGGAAGCTGTGCCACTAATTTTTAGAATACACATTATCGCGGCTTTCGCATTGTTTGCATCAATACCATTTACGAGACTAGTACATTTTTACAGTTTACCTGTCCGGTATTTGGACCGAGCACCACAACAATATCGCTCGAGAGCACAGTACCAAAAGGGCAGTAAAATTGATTAA
- the narH gene encoding nitrate reductase subunit beta: MRIKAQVAMVMHLDKCIGCHTCSVTCKNTWTNRPGTEYMWFNNVETRPGLGYPKRWEDSDHYKGGWVLKNGKLQLKAGGPISKLLNIFYNPNMANMEDYYEPWTYDYQNLIKSPKKENLPVARAQSMITGEYIDKPEWGPNWDDDLAGGSDVVSRDPSVEKLQEHISMEYEKTFMMYLPRICEHCLNPSCVASCPSGALYKRDEDGIVLVDQEECRGWRFCMSGCPYHKVYYNWNTHKAEKCNFCYPRTEAGLPTICSETCVGRIRYIGVVLYDADKVKAAASVEDPKDLYEAQLSVFLDPFDPDVIEEARKAGINEEWIEGAQNSPVYKMAMKWKIALPLHPEYRTLPMVWYVPPLSPIMNHITNEEELSTDGYIPAVEQMRIPIEYLASILSAGDTEVIRNVLLKLTAMRVHMRGKTVGGIDEFRQSELVKEAGTSPEEVEDMARLLGVAKYNERFVIPTGRREMDDDLYYEQGACSIEDLAPPEGMVTYPFGKGE; the protein is encoded by the coding sequence TTGAGAATTAAAGCACAAGTAGCAATGGTAATGCACCTTGACAAATGTATCGGATGTCATACTTGTTCTGTAACTTGTAAAAATACCTGGACAAATCGCCCGGGGACGGAATATATGTGGTTTAATAATGTTGAAACACGGCCAGGCTTGGGTTACCCAAAAAGATGGGAGGATTCAGACCATTATAAAGGTGGCTGGGTATTGAAAAACGGTAAGTTACAATTAAAAGCCGGTGGACCAATTTCCAAATTGTTAAATATTTTTTATAACCCAAATATGGCAAATATGGAAGATTATTATGAACCTTGGACTTATGATTACCAAAACTTAATTAAAAGTCCTAAAAAGGAAAACCTTCCAGTAGCTAGAGCACAATCCATGATTACTGGTGAGTATATTGACAAACCTGAATGGGGACCAAATTGGGATGATGATCTTGCTGGGGGAAGTGATGTTGTTTCACGTGATCCATCTGTAGAAAAATTACAGGAACATATCTCAATGGAATATGAGAAAACGTTTATGATGTATTTGCCAAGAATTTGCGAACACTGTTTGAATCCATCCTGTGTGGCATCATGCCCATCAGGAGCGCTATACAAACGAGATGAGGACGGAATTGTACTAGTTGATCAAGAAGAATGTCGTGGCTGGCGTTTCTGTATGAGTGGTTGCCCATACCACAAAGTATATTATAACTGGAACACACATAAAGCTGAAAAATGTAATTTCTGTTATCCAAGGACAGAAGCAGGCTTGCCAACAATTTGTTCCGAAACATGTGTAGGAAGAATTCGTTATATCGGTGTTGTTTTATATGACGCAGATAAAGTAAAGGCAGCTGCATCTGTTGAGGATCCAAAAGACCTATATGAAGCACAGCTATCTGTATTTCTTGACCCATTTGATCCAGATGTAATTGAAGAAGCGAGAAAAGCAGGCATTAATGAGGAATGGATTGAAGGGGCACAAAATTCACCCGTTTATAAAATGGCGATGAAATGGAAAATTGCTTTGCCTCTTCATCCGGAGTATCGCACATTACCAATGGTATGGTATGTTCCACCACTTAGCCCAATTATGAACCACATAACAAATGAGGAAGAATTGAGTACGGATGGCTATATTCCTGCTGTCGAGCAAATGCGTATTCCAATAGAATATTTAGCATCGATTTTGTCAGCTGGTGATACAGAAGTAATCCGTAATGTATTACTAAAATTAACGGCAATGCGGGTTCATATGCGAGGTAAAACAGTTGGTGGAATAGATGAATTTAGACAAAGTGAATTAGTAAAAGAAGCAGGTACTTCACCAGAGGAAGTTGAAGATATGGCACGCTTACTCGGTGTAGCTAAATATAATGAACGATTTGTTATTCCAACTGGCCGGCGAGAGATGGATGATGACCTTTACTATGAACAAGGTGCGTGCAGTATTGAAGACCTTGCACCACCAGAAGGTATGGTAACATATCCATTTGGAAAAGGAGAATAG
- a CDS encoding DUF6501 family protein, whose protein sequence is MIHLDWENRETIKQIKCVHADAKKFVVNNKLTPGKMYDVKNETDEFYFIIDNSERIGGFLKTYFEEVK, encoded by the coding sequence ATGATTCATTTAGATTGGGAAAATAGAGAAACGATCAAGCAAATTAAATGCGTACATGCTGATGCCAAAAAATTCGTTGTAAATAATAAATTAACACCTGGAAAAATGTACGATGTTAAAAATGAAACAGATGAATTTTATTTTATTATTGATAACAGCGAGCGGATTGGCGGATTTCTAAAAACTTATTTCGAAGAGGTGAAATAA
- a CDS encoding DUF362 domain-containing protein, with translation MAFVITSPCKNEKSGECVEVCPVDCIEEGKDMFYIDPDICIDCGACEAVCPVEAIYMEDEVPEEENEYIELNRKFYEDR, from the coding sequence TTGGCATTTGTTATTACATCACCTTGTAAAAATGAAAAATCAGGGGAATGTGTGGAAGTATGTCCGGTTGATTGTATAGAAGAAGGTAAAGATATGTTCTACATTGATCCCGACATCTGTATTGACTGTGGAGCCTGTGAAGCAGTATGTCCGGTTGAAGCGATTTATATGGAAGACGAAGTACCAGAGGAAGAAAATGAATATATAGAATTAAACCGAAAATTTTATGAAGACCGATAA
- a CDS encoding histidine phosphatase family protein yields the protein MKNIFLVRHCSADGQHKDSPLTYEGMRQAQLLSRFFSEQKIHVDKIISSPYLRAIESIKPFAEQINTRIDINENLTERILSNEPIDDWLDVLEQSFLDLDFTLPGGESGNDAINRANAVLDTVFADDTASNTIIVSHGNLITLLLKQFDQTFGFEQWKALRNPDVYLICERNDTRTVECLWN from the coding sequence TTGAAAAATATATTTTTGGTTCGTCATTGTTCCGCTGATGGTCAACATAAAGATTCACCACTAACATACGAAGGAATGAGACAAGCTCAGCTACTTTCAAGATTTTTTAGTGAACAGAAAATTCATGTTGATAAAATTATTTCCAGTCCATATTTACGAGCAATTGAGAGTATCAAACCATTTGCCGAACAGATAAATACTCGGATTGACATTAATGAAAATTTAACGGAGCGAATTTTGAGTAATGAACCAATTGATGATTGGCTAGATGTATTAGAGCAATCTTTTCTTGATCTTGACTTTACTTTGCCTGGTGGCGAATCAGGTAATGATGCAATAAACCGGGCAAACGCAGTGCTCGACACTGTTTTCGCTGATGATACAGCATCAAATACAATTATCGTTAGCCACGGGAATTTAATCACATTGCTGTTAAAACAATTTGACCAAACGTTTGGATTTGAACAGTGGAAAGCACTTAGAAATCCTGATGTTTATTTAATTTGCGAAAGAAACGACACAAGAACAGTGGAATGTCTGTGGAATTGA
- a CDS encoding hemerythrin domain-containing protein: protein MSGPALKHTDSHSAIHEAALHEAAELTELLDRLVKDEHYDKALEVAFVVVEHWENRTLRHADSEEEGLYKELVEATPDLKESIIELTRDHNLLRLLVKEIRTMLNEDGISDEVVQRFQALILVDQLHNQAEEKILPHH from the coding sequence ATGTCAGGTCCAGCTTTAAAACATACGGATAGCCATTCCGCCATTCACGAAGCAGCATTACATGAGGCTGCAGAGTTAACTGAATTACTTGATCGTCTTGTTAAAGATGAGCATTACGATAAAGCGTTGGAAGTTGCTTTTGTCGTAGTGGAACACTGGGAAAACCGAACACTTCGACATGCGGATTCAGAAGAAGAAGGATTATATAAAGAATTGGTTGAAGCGACACCAGATTTGAAGGAGTCGATTATTGAATTAACACGTGATCATAACCTGTTACGACTTTTGGTAAAGGAAATTAGAACGATGTTAAACGAAGATGGTATAAGTGACGAAGTTGTTCAACGATTTCAGGCTCTCATTTTAGTTGATCAGCTTCATAATCAAGCAGAAGAGAAAATATTACCACATCATTGA